From the Sagittula stellata E-37 genome, one window contains:
- the tssG gene encoding type VI secretion system baseplate subunit TssG, producing MSDDWDDDEKTVMGWLDKDPGKPEDKSSPKDKDSGPKTIEPLPMPKGGFSQPVQDKDVKEPTFPPLPGIAPNKSRGTEPAAELPSVRPPMIGGKSDGDDKTVMADLDWFDDAPRTETAPAASDGWDDEDKTVFAELPGLPRTQTSIQAFIPRADWTPDEVIEQALLGHGLATALRHTARRAPEGLTPALRKDLVRRASQRLKHSEDAFLEDGLLDTFRQLVTSRVEHLAMDELDDEPEMPSNLDEDEQAAWRAMGKGLFFLLRELERRAGTKPRIGRNTRLHDQLVRMGQDPFTGVPHADIARYDPTRRVPMIRAQFMGFFGPFGAFPLNWTEEVQQWFIHGDKSFTRFVDIFTERFQEMFFRAWSDAHAITQFDHPTDDRFQSYLLAVAGNGTTAMRDRDDVSDTVKARYAGLAGGRVKSPVRLRQILQLHFQGKLNVEIEELVPTWLDFEPDTLSHMGRQACSIGMNMHLGSRVRTVGEKIRVHLYVRSIKDYFKLLPSGGDHPDLRDLVFWYLGEAYEVEAVLWLPQTEIQPAIMGVNAQLGWMACLAPPKGDPDVMVQVTVFKLLPPKGQDQQAAA from the coding sequence GTGAGCGACGATTGGGATGACGACGAAAAGACGGTCATGGGCTGGCTCGACAAGGACCCGGGCAAACCCGAGGACAAGTCGTCGCCCAAGGACAAGGACAGCGGCCCGAAGACAATCGAACCGCTGCCGATGCCGAAAGGCGGTTTTTCACAGCCGGTGCAGGACAAGGATGTGAAGGAGCCGACCTTCCCGCCCCTTCCGGGCATAGCGCCCAACAAGTCGCGCGGCACGGAACCGGCCGCAGAGCTGCCGTCGGTGCGTCCGCCGATGATCGGCGGCAAGTCGGATGGCGACGACAAGACGGTCATGGCCGATCTCGACTGGTTCGACGATGCGCCCCGGACCGAAACGGCGCCCGCTGCCAGCGACGGTTGGGATGACGAAGACAAGACCGTCTTTGCCGAACTCCCGGGTCTGCCGCGGACGCAGACGTCGATTCAGGCGTTCATCCCGCGCGCAGACTGGACGCCCGACGAAGTCATCGAGCAGGCGCTGCTGGGTCACGGTCTGGCCACGGCCTTGCGCCACACCGCGCGCCGCGCGCCCGAGGGACTTACCCCCGCCCTGCGCAAGGATCTTGTCCGCCGAGCCAGCCAGAGGCTGAAACACTCCGAGGACGCCTTCCTCGAAGATGGGTTGCTGGACACGTTCCGGCAACTTGTCACCTCGCGGGTCGAACACCTCGCCATGGACGAGCTCGACGACGAGCCGGAGATGCCCTCCAATCTGGACGAGGACGAACAGGCGGCATGGCGCGCGATGGGCAAGGGGCTGTTCTTCCTCCTGCGGGAGCTTGAGCGCCGCGCCGGGACGAAGCCGCGCATCGGGCGCAACACCCGCCTGCACGACCAGCTTGTCCGCATGGGGCAGGACCCGTTCACCGGCGTGCCGCATGCCGACATTGCGCGTTACGACCCCACCCGCCGCGTGCCGATGATCCGCGCGCAGTTCATGGGGTTCTTCGGGCCGTTCGGAGCCTTCCCGCTTAACTGGACCGAGGAGGTCCAGCAGTGGTTCATCCATGGCGACAAGAGCTTTACTCGCTTTGTCGACATCTTCACCGAGCGCTTTCAGGAGATGTTCTTCCGGGCTTGGTCCGACGCCCATGCGATCACGCAGTTCGACCACCCGACCGACGACCGCTTCCAGTCCTACCTTCTGGCCGTGGCGGGCAATGGCACGACGGCCATGCGGGACCGGGACGACGTGTCCGACACGGTCAAGGCGCGCTACGCGGGTCTGGCCGGTGGGCGCGTCAAAAGCCCGGTGCGCCTGCGCCAGATCCTGCAGCTGCACTTCCAAGGGAAACTGAACGTCGAGATCGAGGAGCTGGTGCCGACGTGGCTCGATTTCGAGCCCGACACGCTGTCGCACATGGGCCGTCAGGCCTGCAGCATCGGCATGAACATGCACCTCGGGTCCCGGGTGCGCACGGTCGGAGAGAAGATCCGCGTGCATCTCTATGTCCGCTCTATCAAGGATTACTTCAAGCTGCTGCCATCGGGCGGGGATCACCCCGACCTCCGCGATCTGGTGTTCTGGTATCTCGGCGAGGCCTACGAGGTCGAGGCCGTGCTGTGGCTGCCGCAGACGGAGATCCAGCCGGCGATCATGGGCGTGAACGCGCAGCTCGGCTGGATGGCCTGCCTCGCGCCGCCGAAGGGAGATCCAGACGTGATGGTGCAGGTAACGGTGTTCAAGCTTCTGCCCCCGAAAGGGCAAGATCAACAGGCGGCCGCGTGA
- the tssF gene encoding type VI secretion system baseplate subunit TssF, producing MKQAFRDAYNRELALLKERAREFAQEYPGLADRLGGLLEENMDPTAQALLEGSAFLAARVQLKLDEEFRGFTRELLDQLLPGVLEPTPSVMTVRAAAPYEDPKTVTGIHFKPGDYMEARYVDTEKRVSCRFALAAPLSLWPVDVAEVRYLSRSGQVGAVMREPAKGVHAGMLIDVARLGVTGKADNSEPLTELQADTLQFHLAGPMDEAVALYEQVFCDCVKVSLRWQNALGDDVYQTLAPHQIEQVGFDRSERLFPHDDRLFEGFALLREVFVYPRKFLGFRVKGLRDVWARVPGSRIQIIFEFDTSSQKLAAQLSTEDIRLHCAPAVNLFEEAAAPLRMDRKSHEHVVTPLSTPVTHYEFHRVTEVFAHYQGSQGKTRVYPLYALPSNKVSPRHALYYTTRKKKRRITAQERKQGISRSRYRGTETFLSIYEPPDDERVQRLQIRGLCSNRHLAGELPIKQGEEDFYFCDENTIRLACIDGPTPPRDSLADMEGGAAHRTQSGDVYWRLVSHMSLNSYGVLGRTGADAAEALREMMRLFADLSDSFIESQVDGLQSVETRQVPASIPHPEGFHTARGLEITLTFDEEAFEGSGIMLLGSVLDRFLAEYASVNSFTKTVIRSHQRGHLKTWPPRLGGGRVL from the coding sequence GTGAAACAGGCTTTCCGCGACGCCTACAACCGGGAACTCGCGCTGCTGAAGGAGCGGGCTCGGGAATTCGCGCAGGAGTATCCGGGCCTGGCAGATCGCCTTGGCGGATTGCTCGAAGAGAACATGGACCCAACCGCGCAGGCGCTTCTGGAGGGGTCTGCCTTTCTTGCCGCACGGGTGCAACTGAAACTGGACGAAGAATTCCGTGGCTTCACGCGGGAGCTTCTGGACCAGCTTCTGCCCGGCGTTTTGGAGCCGACTCCCTCCGTCATGACGGTGCGGGCCGCGGCCCCTTACGAGGATCCGAAGACAGTCACCGGCATCCACTTCAAGCCCGGCGACTACATGGAGGCGCGCTACGTTGACACCGAAAAGCGCGTGTCCTGCCGGTTTGCGCTGGCTGCGCCCCTCAGTCTCTGGCCGGTTGACGTTGCGGAGGTGCGCTATCTTTCCCGGTCGGGTCAGGTCGGCGCGGTGATGCGGGAGCCGGCGAAGGGCGTTCATGCCGGGATGCTGATCGACGTTGCGCGGCTTGGCGTGACCGGCAAGGCCGACAACAGCGAGCCGCTTACCGAACTGCAGGCCGACACGCTGCAGTTTCATCTGGCCGGCCCGATGGACGAGGCCGTGGCGCTGTATGAACAAGTGTTCTGCGACTGCGTGAAGGTGTCTCTGCGCTGGCAGAACGCGCTTGGCGACGACGTCTACCAGACACTTGCCCCGCACCAGATCGAACAGGTTGGTTTCGACCGGTCGGAACGGCTTTTCCCGCATGACGACCGGCTGTTCGAGGGATTTGCCCTTCTGCGCGAGGTGTTCGTTTATCCGCGCAAGTTCCTGGGCTTCCGGGTGAAGGGGCTGCGCGACGTCTGGGCACGTGTCCCCGGTTCGCGCATTCAGATCATCTTCGAATTCGACACGTCGAGCCAGAAGCTGGCGGCGCAACTGTCAACGGAAGACATCCGCCTCCACTGCGCCCCGGCGGTCAACCTGTTCGAAGAGGCCGCCGCGCCCCTGCGCATGGACCGCAAGAGCCACGAACACGTGGTCACGCCGCTGTCCACACCCGTTACGCACTACGAATTCCACCGCGTGACCGAGGTCTTCGCCCACTACCAGGGCAGCCAGGGCAAGACGCGGGTCTATCCGCTGTATGCCCTGCCCTCGAACAAGGTCAGTCCGAGGCACGCGCTGTACTATACGACCCGCAAGAAGAAGCGCCGGATCACCGCACAGGAGCGCAAGCAGGGTATTTCCCGGTCGCGCTATCGCGGCACGGAAACCTTCCTGTCGATCTACGAGCCGCCCGACGACGAACGGGTGCAGCGTCTCCAGATCCGGGGGCTGTGCTCCAACCGGCACCTGGCCGGCGAGTTGCCGATCAAGCAGGGCGAGGAAGACTTCTACTTCTGCGACGAGAACACGATCCGGCTGGCTTGCATCGACGGTCCCACTCCGCCGCGCGACAGTCTGGCCGATATGGAAGGCGGCGCGGCCCACCGGACCCAGTCCGGCGACGTCTACTGGCGGCTCGTCAGCCACATGTCGCTGAACAGTTACGGGGTTCTGGGCCGAACCGGGGCCGATGCGGCAGAGGCCCTGCGCGAGATGATGCGTCTGTTCGCCGATCTCTCCGACAGCTTCATTGAAAGCCAGGTCGATGGGTTGCAGTCGGTCGAGACCCGGCAGGTTCCGGCCTCCATTCCGCATCCCGAGGGTTTCCATACGGCGCGCGGTCTCGAAATTACGCTGACCTTCGACGAAGAGGCCTTCGAAGGCTCCGGTATCATGCTGCTCGGTTCGGTGCTGGACAGGTTCCTTGCCGAATACGCCTCTGTCAATTCGTTCACCAAGACGGTCATCCGCTCGCACCAGCGCGGACACCTGAAGACCTGGCCGCCCCGGCTGGGCGGAGGGCGCGTGCTGTGA
- a CDS encoding Hcp family type VI secretion system effector, producing MAVNIFLKLGNGIKGESQNDQHKDWIDVLSWSVGMTQSGTTHLGSGGGGGKVDVGDIAFTKYVDAASHDLIKRCCSGEHIDTAELHVLKAGGSKPVDYMKIKMKDVMITSYNTGGMNDGLDRIQESLTLNFRMFEVTYTKQNQKGAPDGEFSAGWEIAEDKEWSA from the coding sequence ATGGCTGTTAATATCTTTTTGAAACTCGGCAACGGCATCAAGGGCGAGTCCCAGAATGACCAGCACAAGGACTGGATCGACGTCCTGTCCTGGAGCGTCGGCATGACCCAGTCGGGCACCACCCACCTGGGGTCCGGTGGCGGCGGCGGCAAGGTCGACGTGGGTGACATCGCGTTCACCAAGTACGTCGACGCGGCGTCGCACGACCTGATCAAGCGCTGCTGCTCGGGCGAGCACATCGACACAGCGGAACTGCACGTGCTGAAGGCCGGTGGCTCCAAGCCTGTCGACTACATGAAGATCAAGATGAAGGACGTCATGATCACGTCGTACAACACCGGCGGGATGAACGACGGCCTGGACCGTATCCAGGAAAGCCTCACCCTGAACTTCCGCATGTTCGAGGTCACCTACACTAAGCAGAACCAGAAGGGTGCGCCGGACGGCGAATTCTCTGCCGGTTGGGAAATCGCAGAAGACAAGGAATGGAGCGCGTAA
- the tssB gene encoding type VI secretion system contractile sheath small subunit, producing the protein MSDSGSGYIKRNRPPRVSIQYADPYESEKMVELPFVMGMLSDLSGNNPGVEKEDVTERTFSGVTKDTLDDYMASIEPGMSFMVENKLDPNGGKMGVDLKFHSMDDLEPTQIARQVPAMAKLLEAREQLASLQRYMSSKPKAQEHIKKLLSDPELLAALGEQAKSGKDEE; encoded by the coding sequence ATGTCTGATTCAGGTTCCGGTTACATCAAGAGAAATCGCCCTCCGCGGGTGTCGATCCAGTACGCTGACCCCTACGAGAGCGAGAAGATGGTTGAGCTGCCCTTCGTCATGGGCATGCTTTCGGACCTGTCCGGAAACAACCCGGGCGTCGAGAAGGAGGACGTGACCGAGCGGACCTTCAGCGGCGTCACGAAAGACACCCTGGACGACTACATGGCGTCGATCGAACCGGGCATGTCCTTCATGGTGGAGAACAAGCTTGACCCGAACGGCGGCAAGATGGGCGTGGATCTGAAGTTCCATTCCATGGACGACCTTGAGCCGACGCAGATCGCCCGCCAGGTTCCGGCGATGGCGAAGCTGCTGGAAGCCCGCGAACAGCTTGCCTCCCTGCAGCGCTACATGTCGTCGAAGCCCAAGGCCCAGGAGCACATCAAGAAGCTGCTGAGCGACCCGGAACTGCTTGCCGCGCTCGGCGAGCAGGCGAAGTCCGGCAAAGACGAAGAATAA
- the tssH gene encoding type VI secretion system ATPase TssH: MSGIEIESYALKMNQAGYNAFIQGMRQARGDRNRQIDLCHWLWPVVSNKNSDISVTLNALGLNRGQVLKDLQNTLAKLDKNVTEAPGISEQFLDSLKHAWTYATLLFGESQIRTGHVLTGILQDDHLRRHIMRYSSVFGDISADILAKESRRLWKDSEEETMRPMDGSGLSSPSAAEPGEDDDGRPGASTALGRFSVDMTADAASGKMDKIVGRDDEIRQVIDVLLRRRQNNPILTGEAGVGKTAVVEGFAQRLAAGEVPPKLQGTKLYMLDIQAMQAGASMKGEFEQRLKSVIDEVQSSPTPIILFIDEAHTLIGAGGQAGTGDAANLLKPALARGTLRTIAATTWSEYRTYFEKDPALTRRFQPVNVDQPSVEKCCYMLRGILEPMEEHHGVRISDEAIVAAVSLSHRYIPARQLPDKAVSLLDTACARVAVSQSSVPARIQDIREKIAALDVEIAGKESERDLGESNEERILEAMEEKGKLETELADLEEKYAKEKEIVDKIILLRKEIAVSQGHDVAEVMDNRPAAEDASSDAEAEAEGATIDPDEARKEMHAFMATLEEGNPDDRMVYAHVDAQAVASVISDWTGIPAGRMVQDELEAVLHLAEHLQERVIGQDHGLKAIAKRIETNRAGLSNPNKPIGVFMLCGPSGVGKTETALALAEAIYGGEDNIITINMSEYQEAHTVSLLKGAPPGYVGHGEGGRLTEAVRRKPYSVVLLDEVEKAHPDVHELFFQVFDKGIMEDGNGRRIDFKNTLILLTSNVGTDVIMEMAEGGNTTPDLDELETALKPFQLEVFPPALLGRIVSIPYFPLGKDVLAGITKLKIGAVAKRLKGAHGANLVYGDEVIDYITEQCRDPDSGGRMIDNIITNSILPDLSRQVLQRMVSGEDMSEVTVKVGEKGFEYDFA; this comes from the coding sequence ATGTCAGGAATTGAGATCGAGAGCTATGCTCTCAAGATGAACCAGGCCGGGTACAATGCCTTCATTCAGGGCATGCGGCAGGCGCGCGGGGACCGCAACCGCCAGATCGACCTTTGCCATTGGCTGTGGCCGGTCGTGTCCAACAAGAACTCAGACATTTCCGTCACGCTGAATGCGCTGGGGCTGAATCGGGGCCAGGTGCTGAAGGATCTTCAGAACACGCTGGCCAAGCTCGACAAGAACGTCACCGAGGCTCCCGGTATTTCCGAGCAGTTCCTCGACTCGCTGAAGCATGCCTGGACCTATGCGACCCTCCTGTTCGGAGAAAGCCAGATCCGCACCGGCCACGTGCTGACCGGCATCCTGCAGGACGACCATCTTCGCCGTCACATCATGCGGTATTCTTCGGTTTTTGGGGATATCTCTGCCGACATCCTCGCCAAGGAAAGCCGTCGGCTATGGAAGGATTCCGAAGAAGAGACCATGCGCCCGATGGACGGCTCCGGCCTGTCCTCTCCGTCGGCCGCCGAACCGGGCGAGGATGACGACGGTCGCCCCGGTGCATCCACCGCGCTTGGCCGGTTCTCCGTCGACATGACGGCGGATGCTGCGTCGGGCAAGATGGACAAAATCGTTGGCCGCGATGACGAGATCCGGCAGGTCATCGACGTGCTTCTGCGCCGCCGCCAGAACAACCCGATCCTCACCGGGGAGGCGGGCGTCGGCAAGACCGCCGTGGTCGAGGGCTTCGCGCAGCGACTCGCCGCAGGGGAGGTTCCGCCGAAGCTGCAGGGCACGAAGCTCTACATGCTCGACATTCAGGCCATGCAGGCGGGCGCGTCCATGAAGGGCGAGTTCGAGCAGCGGCTGAAGTCGGTCATCGACGAGGTGCAGTCCTCCCCCACCCCGATCATCCTCTTCATCGACGAGGCGCACACCCTGATCGGTGCCGGTGGTCAGGCAGGCACGGGCGATGCCGCGAACCTGCTGAAACCGGCGCTGGCCCGCGGCACGCTGCGCACCATCGCCGCGACAACGTGGTCGGAGTATCGCACCTATTTCGAAAAGGACCCCGCGCTGACCCGGCGTTTCCAGCCGGTCAACGTCGACCAACCCTCGGTCGAGAAATGCTGCTACATGCTGCGCGGCATCCTCGAACCGATGGAAGAGCACCATGGGGTGCGCATCTCGGACGAGGCCATTGTCGCCGCCGTGTCCCTGTCGCACCGCTACATCCCGGCGCGGCAATTGCCGGACAAGGCCGTGTCGCTGCTCGACACCGCCTGTGCCCGCGTTGCCGTCTCGCAAAGCTCTGTCCCGGCCCGTATCCAGGACATCCGCGAGAAGATCGCCGCGCTGGACGTCGAGATCGCCGGGAAGGAGTCCGAGCGCGACCTGGGGGAGTCGAACGAGGAACGCATCCTTGAGGCGATGGAAGAGAAGGGGAAGCTGGAAACCGAACTCGCCGACCTCGAAGAGAAATACGCCAAGGAGAAGGAAATCGTCGACAAGATCATCCTTCTGCGCAAGGAGATCGCCGTCTCGCAGGGCCATGACGTCGCCGAGGTGATGGACAACCGTCCCGCCGCCGAGGACGCCTCCTCCGACGCGGAGGCAGAGGCCGAGGGTGCCACGATCGATCCGGACGAGGCGCGCAAGGAAATGCACGCCTTCATGGCGACGCTCGAAGAGGGCAACCCCGACGACCGCATGGTCTATGCCCACGTCGACGCGCAGGCCGTGGCCTCTGTCATCTCCGACTGGACCGGCATCCCGGCGGGCCGGATGGTACAGGACGAACTGGAGGCGGTGCTGCATCTGGCCGAGCATCTGCAGGAGCGCGTCATCGGTCAGGACCACGGGTTGAAGGCCATCGCCAAGCGCATCGAGACCAACCGCGCGGGCCTGTCGAACCCGAACAAGCCCATCGGTGTCTTCATGCTGTGCGGTCCGTCCGGTGTCGGCAAGACCGAGACCGCGCTGGCCCTGGCCGAGGCGATCTACGGCGGTGAGGACAACATCATCACCATCAACATGTCCGAGTACCAGGAGGCGCACACCGTGTCGCTGCTGAAAGGCGCACCGCCGGGCTATGTGGGCCACGGCGAAGGTGGCCGCCTGACCGAAGCCGTGCGACGCAAGCCTTACAGCGTCGTGCTTCTGGACGAGGTCGAAAAGGCCCACCCCGACGTGCACGAGCTGTTTTTCCAGGTGTTCGACAAGGGCATCATGGAGGACGGCAACGGGCGGCGGATCGACTTCAAGAACACGCTGATCCTGCTGACCTCCAACGTCGGCACAGACGTCATCATGGAGATGGCGGAGGGCGGCAACACCACGCCCGACCTCGATGAACTGGAGACCGCGCTGAAGCCTTTCCAGCTTGAGGTCTTCCCCCCTGCCCTGCTGGGCCGGATCGTTTCGATCCCCTATTTCCCGCTGGGCAAGGATGTGCTGGCCGGTATCACGAAACTGAAGATCGGTGCGGTGGCCAAGCGCCTGAAAGGCGCGCATGGCGCGAACCTTGTCTATGGCGACGAGGTGATCGACTACATCACAGAACAGTGCCGCGACCCCGACAGCGGTGGCCGCATGATCGACAACATCATCACCAACTCCATCCTCCCGGACCTGTCCCGCCAGGTGCTTCAACGGATGGTGTCCGGAGAGGACATGAGCGAAGTGACGGTGAAGGTGGGCGAGAAGGGTTTCGAATACGACTTTGCCTGA
- the tssC gene encoding type VI secretion system contractile sheath large subunit, translating into MANDAQLDTEGAGGAVAESVNELAEFSDILKQTIKPRTDVAEREVDNALVALVREALDDQTIIEDDVIDTLDAMLAKLDKKLSDQMNAILHQEEFQHFESQWRGLAYTLNNAETDASLQVKVLNISKSELAAMTRRYPKNKWEQSPLFQMVYEQQLGTLGGKPFGCLVGDYHFDHSSADVNILRFMGRIAEASLAPFISGASPNLLGMDSWNEIAVPPDLSEMFENAEYAQWNSLRDSEISRFIALTLPRALAREPYGPDSTSVVEEFDFREETDGHGGTQYSWMNAAHAMATNINRAFKEHGWTVRIRGVTSGGEVTNLPTHVFDTGDGDKQMKCPTEVSITDRREGELSKAGLIGLIHRQNTDKAAFIGAQSLYKPKKYVDDLATASDNMSSRIPYIFAVSRFSHYLKVMVRDKIGQSPTRAQLEIELQTWINKYVTGNPDTATELEKAKRPLAGAKVEVVEDELNPGYYTGKFFLKPHFQMEGMDIGMSLVSKLPAK; encoded by the coding sequence ATGGCTAACGACGCACAACTGGATACAGAAGGCGCAGGCGGCGCGGTCGCGGAATCCGTAAACGAGCTTGCGGAATTCTCCGACATTCTGAAACAGACGATCAAGCCGCGGACCGACGTGGCAGAGCGTGAGGTGGACAATGCTCTCGTGGCGCTGGTCCGCGAGGCGCTGGACGACCAGACGATCATCGAAGACGACGTGATCGACACGCTGGACGCGATGCTGGCGAAGCTGGACAAGAAGCTCAGCGACCAGATGAACGCGATCCTCCACCAGGAGGAGTTCCAGCATTTCGAGAGCCAGTGGCGCGGCCTTGCGTACACGCTCAACAATGCGGAAACCGACGCGTCTCTGCAGGTCAAGGTGCTGAACATCTCCAAGTCGGAGCTGGCGGCCATGACCCGGCGCTATCCCAAGAACAAGTGGGAACAATCGCCGCTCTTCCAGATGGTCTACGAACAGCAGCTTGGTACGCTGGGCGGCAAGCCCTTCGGCTGCCTGGTGGGCGACTACCACTTCGACCATTCCTCGGCCGACGTGAACATCCTGCGCTTCATGGGCCGGATTGCCGAAGCCTCGCTGGCGCCGTTCATCTCGGGCGCGTCGCCGAACCTGCTGGGCATGGACAGCTGGAACGAGATCGCCGTTCCGCCGGACCTGTCGGAAATGTTCGAGAACGCGGAATACGCTCAGTGGAATTCGCTGCGCGACAGCGAGATCAGCCGCTTCATCGCGCTGACCCTGCCCCGCGCGCTGGCCCGCGAGCCCTACGGCCCGGACAGCACCTCGGTCGTCGAGGAGTTCGACTTCCGCGAGGAGACCGACGGTCACGGCGGCACGCAGTACTCCTGGATGAACGCGGCGCACGCGATGGCGACGAACATCAACCGGGCGTTCAAGGAACACGGCTGGACGGTCCGCATCCGCGGTGTGACCTCCGGCGGCGAGGTGACCAACCTGCCGACGCACGTCTTTGACACCGGCGACGGTGACAAGCAGATGAAGTGCCCGACGGAAGTGTCCATCACGGACCGTCGGGAGGGTGAACTGTCGAAGGCGGGCCTGATCGGCCTGATCCACCGGCAGAACACCGACAAGGCGGCCTTCATCGGTGCGCAGTCGCTCTACAAGCCCAAGAAATACGTGGATGATCTTGCCACGGCATCGGACAACATGTCGTCGCGCATCCCTTACATCTTCGCCGTGTCGCGTTTCAGCCATTACTTGAAGGTCATGGTGCGCGACAAGATTGGCCAGAGCCCGACGCGGGCTCAATTGGAGATCGAGCTGCAGACCTGGATCAACAAGTATGTGACGGGTAACCCTGACACCGCGACGGAATTGGAAAAGGCGAAGCGTCCGCTGGCAGGGGCAAAGGTCGAAGTGGTCGAAGACGAACTCAACCCGGGTTACTACACGGGCAAGTTCTTCCTGAAACCGCATTTTCAGATGGAAGGCATGGATATCGGCATGAGCCTCGTGTCGAAACTGCCTGCCAAATAA
- the tssE gene encoding type VI secretion system baseplate subunit TssE yields the protein MTSDDPDLTTQVTRVWRKEDRAKVSILQIFRSSFHDRRRQHHAERTQDKKEDGETTITRRIDFREGVTEGALRNHIEADLNALMNTIRLDAAVSLDQAPHVARSILNYGFRDLSSVTIRELGGESIKASIKQSLVDHEPRLVPSSIEVSVRRSDSKNDQRLELFVQADLMGDPVDIPLDFDAELDLGAGKMRMSKLRVQM from the coding sequence ATGACCTCCGACGATCCTGATCTGACGACGCAGGTGACCCGCGTCTGGCGCAAGGAAGACCGCGCCAAGGTCTCGATCCTGCAGATCTTCCGCTCCAGCTTCCATGACCGCCGCCGCCAGCACCATGCCGAGCGCACGCAGGACAAGAAGGAAGACGGCGAGACCACGATCACCCGCCGCATCGATTTCCGCGAAGGTGTCACCGAAGGTGCCCTGCGCAACCACATCGAGGCGGATCTGAACGCGCTGATGAACACCATCCGTCTCGATGCCGCCGTGTCGCTCGACCAGGCGCCGCACGTGGCGCGGTCGATCCTCAACTACGGCTTCCGCGACCTGTCGAGCGTGACGATCCGCGAGTTGGGGGGCGAATCGATCAAGGCTTCCATCAAGCAATCGCTTGTCGACCACGAGCCGCGTCTGGTGCCTTCTTCGATCGAGGTGTCGGTGCGCCGGAGCGATAGCAAGAACGACCAGCGGCTGGAGCTTTTCGTGCAGGCCGACCTGATGGGCGACCCGGTCGACATCCCGCTCGACTTCGACGCGGAGCTCGACCTCGGGGCGGGCAAGATGCGGATGTCCAAGCTGCGGGTGCAAATGTGA